GCCACGATTCGTGAGATCCTGCACGAGCAGGACGAGCCGGGATCCGGCGCGGCGTCGCGCGGACCCACGGGCTGACACATCGGTCGCCAGCAGGTCGTCGGCGCATCCACCAACGAGGAATAGAGGGTCATGAGGTCGAACAAGCTGGTCGTCACCGGTGCCGGGCACGTCGGATCGCAGGTGCTCACCGAGGCCCTCCACATGGGCCTGTTCGGCGAGATCGCCGTCATCGACACGAACGAGTCGGTCGCGGTCGGGGAGGCGCTGGATTCCCTGCAGGCCACGGGCGCACCACACATGGCAGCCATTGACGTGCACTCCGGGGGAATTGAGGACTACAAGAACGCCGACGTGGTGATCTGCGCCGCCGGGCCGAGCATCATCCCCGACCCGGACGATCCCACGGGTCGACCGGATCGTTCACTGGTCACCACGGTGAATTCGAAGGTGATCCGCCAGGTGATGGGCGACATCGCCTCCCAGACCCGCGAGGCGATCGTCATCCTCATCACCAATCCGCTCGACACGATGGTCTACATCGCCGAGAACGAATTCGGTTATCCGCCCGATCGTGTCTTCGGAACCGGCACCATGCTCGACTCCACCCGCCTGCGCCAGATCATTGCGGCCCACTGCATGGTTGCTCCCAGCAGCGTGCAGGGCTACATGATGGGTGAGCACGGCCTCACCGCGTTCCCGGTGCTGAGCCGACTCACGGTGGGGGGCTACCGATTCGACGAGTTGCCCGCGGTGTTCCCGATCAATCCGGACCTGAGCGCCGATGACATCCGCGAGGAGGTCGTGCAGGCCGCCTACGACGTCTTCAACTCAAAGGGCTGGACCAATGCGGGAATCGCCCAGTCGGCGGTGTCACTGGCCCGCACCGTCATGCTGGACGAACGGGCGATCCACCCGGTCTGCTCCACCCTGCGTGGTGAATACGGCCACCTCGACGATGTCGCGCTGTCGATGCCGTGCATCATCGGACGCAATGGAATCGAGCGTCGCCTGCCGGTGGAACTCAATGCCTGGGAGTCCGCCCACCTCGAGACCACGATCGCCCAGATCAGGGCGACGATGGTTGAGGCCGGCACCCCGCGCGTCCGGTAGCCGTGACCCGGCACCGGCCCCGTAGTTGCGAGCCCGTCGCGGTCCGCTGGCGCGCCGCCCCACATCGGGCAGACGGGCCGGGCGGGGGCGTGTCCGCGCGCTAGTCTTGACCAGCGGTTCGCGCCCGGCGAGCCGACTATTGCCATGCGCGGGAGAAATACATCATGAAAGCAGCTGAGATCGGTCGCCGTTTCGTCGACTTCTTCGTGTCGAAGGGCCATACCGAGGTGCCCAGCGCATCCCTGCTCTACAACGATCCGACGCTGCTGTTCGTCAACGCTGGCATGGTGCCGTTCAAGCCATATCTGATGGGTGAGCTCCCCGCGCCCTGGAAGCGCGCCACGAGCATCCAGAAGTGCGTGCGCACCCTGGACATCGAAGAGGTGGGCAAGACCACCCGGCACGGCACCTTCTTCCAGATGCTGGGCAATTTCAGCTTCGGGGACTACTTCAAGAAGGAGGCCATCGAGTTCGCCTGGGAGCTCGTCACCGGCCCCCTGGCGGAGGGACGCCTCGGTTTCGATCCGAACATGGTGTGGGTCACCGTGCTGGGTCCGGGATTCCATCCCGACTATCCCGAGGGTGACACGGAGGCACGTGATACCTGGCTGTCACTGGGCGTGCCGCCCGAGCACATCCAGGGCCGTGGACTGAAGGACAACTACTGGCACATGGGCGTTCCCGGCCCGGGTGGCCCCTGTTCCGAGATCTACATCGACCGTGGCCCCAAGTACGGCGCCGAGGGCGGCCCGGAGGCCGACGAGGATCGCTTCCTGGAGATCTGGAACCTGGTCTTCGAGACCGAGGAGCTCAGCACCGTGCGCTCCAAGGAGGATTTCGACATCGCCGGGCCGATGAAGACCCGCAACATCGACACCGGCGCCGGCCTCGAGCGCATCGCCCTGCTCATGCAGGGCGTGGACAACATGTACGAGACCGACGAGGTCTTCCCGGTGATCGAGCGGGCCGCCGCGATGGCCGGCAAGCGCTACGGCGCCGATCACACCGACGACGTGCGTCTGCGCGTGGTGGGCGACCACGTGCGTTCCTCCCTGATGCTGATGACCGACGGGGTGACCCCGGGCAATGAGGCCCGCGGCTATGTCCTGCGACGCCTGATGCGCCGCACGATCCGCTCCATGCGGTTGTTGGGGGTCGAGAAGGTCTCGCTCACCGAACTGCTCGACGTCAGTCGTCAGTGCATGCATGCCACCTACCCCGAGATCGACGACCAGTGGGAGCGCATCAAGGACATCGCCGACAACGAGTCGGAGAGCTTCGAGCGCACGCTCAACTCGGGCACCCAATTGTTCGACATGGCAGTGGCCGAGGCACGTGCGGCGGGTTCCAACGAACTGGGCGGCGACAAGGCCTTCCAGCTGCATGACACCTACGGTTTCCCCATCGACCTCACCCTCGAGATGGCCTCCGAGCAGGGCCTGCACGTCGATGAGACCGCCTTCCGCACGCTGATGGACCAGCAGAAGGCACGCGCCAAGGCCGACGCGAAGGCGAAGAAGGGCAATCTGCAGGACGCCGAGAGCTATCGCGAACTGCGCGACCGTGGTGAGACACCCTTCGTGGGCTATTCCGAGCTGACCGTCCCGACCAGGGTCCGCGGACTCGTCGCGGACGGCCACGTGGTCGACCACCTGCGGGCCGGGCAGCTTGGCGAGGTCGTCCTCGAGGAGACCCCCTTCTACGCCGAGATGGGCGGTCAGGATGCCGATGCTGGCGTGCTGCGGTCGGACGCGGGCGAATTCGAGGTCATCGACGTCCAACGTCCGGTCCCCGGCCTCGTGGTGCACACCGTGCGCGCCGGCGGCGAGCTGCGCCCCGGTGATGAGGTGCAGGCGATGGTTGACGCAGTGCACCGCCAGGGTGCATGCCAGGCCCACTCGGCAACGCACATCATCCATGCGGCGCTGCGCGAACTGGTGGGACCCACGGCCACCCAGGCCGGGTCGTACAACAAGCCCGGCTACCTGCGCTTCGATTTCAATTCCTCCCATGGCCTGTCGGCGGCCCTGAAGGCCGAGATCGAGGCCCGCTGCAACGCGGCGATCCGCGACGACCTCGAGGTGAGCGCCACGCAGATGCCGCTGGCGCAGGCCAAGGGCATGGGCGCCATGGCGATGTTCGGGGAGAAGTACCCCGACATCGTGCGCGTCGTGGAGATGGGCGGGCCCTGGAGCCGCGAGCTGTGCGCCGGAACGCATGTGCTGCACGCCAGCCAGATCGGCATGTTGAACCTGCTCGGCGAGCAGTCGGTGGGAGCCGGCACCCGCCGTGTCGAGGCCCTGGTGAGCACCGACGCCTTCGAGCACATGGCGGCCGAGCGTGCCCTGGTGAATCAGCTCACCGGGACGCTCAAGGTGCAGCCCGACCAGCTGACCGACCGCGTGGGCGCCCTGATCGAGGAGCTCAAGGTGGCCCAGAAGCAGATCGCGGAGTTGAAGGCGGCCCAACTGCTGGCCGGTGCACCGCAGCTGGTGTCGGATGCCAAGGACATGTGGGGTGTCTCGTTCGCCTCCAAGCGCTATCACGATGTCGACGCCGGCGCGCTGCGCACGCTGGCCGGCCAGGTGAGGGACCAATTCGGTGACCGGTCGGCCGTGGTGGCCCTGGTCGGCGGCTCGGCCACCAA
The window above is part of the Propionibacterium freudenreichii subsp. freudenreichii genome. Proteins encoded here:
- the alaS gene encoding alanine--tRNA ligase, producing MKAAEIGRRFVDFFVSKGHTEVPSASLLYNDPTLLFVNAGMVPFKPYLMGELPAPWKRATSIQKCVRTLDIEEVGKTTRHGTFFQMLGNFSFGDYFKKEAIEFAWELVTGPLAEGRLGFDPNMVWVTVLGPGFHPDYPEGDTEARDTWLSLGVPPEHIQGRGLKDNYWHMGVPGPGGPCSEIYIDRGPKYGAEGGPEADEDRFLEIWNLVFETEELSTVRSKEDFDIAGPMKTRNIDTGAGLERIALLMQGVDNMYETDEVFPVIERAAAMAGKRYGADHTDDVRLRVVGDHVRSSLMLMTDGVTPGNEARGYVLRRLMRRTIRSMRLLGVEKVSLTELLDVSRQCMHATYPEIDDQWERIKDIADNESESFERTLNSGTQLFDMAVAEARAAGSNELGGDKAFQLHDTYGFPIDLTLEMASEQGLHVDETAFRTLMDQQKARAKADAKAKKGNLQDAESYRELRDRGETPFVGYSELTVPTRVRGLVADGHVVDHLRAGQLGEVVLEETPFYAEMGGQDADAGVLRSDAGEFEVIDVQRPVPGLVVHTVRAGGELRPGDEVQAMVDAVHRQGACQAHSATHIIHAALRELVGPTATQAGSYNKPGYLRFDFNSSHGLSAALKAEIEARCNAAIRDDLEVSATQMPLAQAKGMGAMAMFGEKYPDIVRVVEMGGPWSRELCAGTHVLHASQIGMLNLLGEQSVGAGTRRVEALVSTDAFEHMAAERALVNQLTGTLKVQPDQLTDRVGALIEELKVAQKQIAELKAAQLLAGAPQLVSDAKDMWGVSFASKRYHDVDAGALRTLAGQVRDQFGDRSAVVALVGGSATKPALVVATTRAARDRGLNAGALVREGAGVLGGNGGGKPDLAQGGGTDAGKADEALRTVEYAIGHVVQG
- a CDS encoding lactate/malate family dehydrogenase; this translates as MRSNKLVVTGAGHVGSQVLTEALHMGLFGEIAVIDTNESVAVGEALDSLQATGAPHMAAIDVHSGGIEDYKNADVVICAAGPSIIPDPDDPTGRPDRSLVTTVNSKVIRQVMGDIASQTREAIVILITNPLDTMVYIAENEFGYPPDRVFGTGTMLDSTRLRQIIAAHCMVAPSSVQGYMMGEHGLTAFPVLSRLTVGGYRFDELPAVFPINPDLSADDIREEVVQAAYDVFNSKGWTNAGIAQSAVSLARTVMLDERAIHPVCSTLRGEYGHLDDVALSMPCIIGRNGIERRLPVELNAWESAHLETTIAQIRATMVEAGTPRVR